The following proteins are encoded in a genomic region of Synechococcus sp. CBW1002:
- a CDS encoding ATP-dependent RecD-like DNA helicase, with amino-acid sequence MTSAAAGLGLAELLLEALPRLYATQINAGKCTATPLDPALLEVMAALGSALERGELDLDLEGPAPAEVEASHWPQRHRQALAHSPLSTEAIQLNEAPEAPLVLVDGRLVRWRRWHQQLEGVMESLIQRARSPLPAIADSSPQRLALDRAAAAGLDRTQQRAVAAALHHGLVLLGGGPGTGKTSTVVQILAAQLSLQPALRIQLAAPTGKAAARLLQAIEDGAGCLAPAVAGKLRRTPCGTLHRLLESNGERFGRHRHRPLQLDLLVVDEVSMVDLPLMEALLDALPATCRLVLVGDPAQLPPVGPGPVLLELQRPARLKALGEAAVQLTTTYRNHGAIAELANWLRGREGHDPQGSNLHGLASQLEACRSSGNLAWQQANPVRGLPAALLEPLRRRQLQLASLAAAMASSSQPTDGASALLEALGEMLILTPVRRGRWGVEAIHQALLGDAATAGPGAWPPGTPVLCCRNLPDLGLANGDLGVVVHRRGGARRLLFAAASGGPDRAAASNQDHLRWLHPAQMAGAVEPALALTVHKAQGSEADTVIVLLPDPERDDPRLLYTALTRARHQALLITAPLT; translated from the coding sequence ATGACCTCCGCCGCCGCTGGACTGGGCCTGGCCGAGCTGCTGCTGGAGGCCCTGCCACGCCTCTACGCCACCCAGATCAACGCAGGCAAGTGCACCGCAACGCCGCTGGATCCGGCCCTGCTGGAGGTGATGGCCGCCCTTGGCAGCGCGCTGGAGCGGGGCGAACTGGACCTGGACCTGGAGGGACCGGCACCGGCGGAGGTGGAAGCCAGCCACTGGCCGCAGCGGCACCGGCAGGCCCTCGCCCACTCGCCCCTGAGCACCGAGGCCATCCAGCTGAACGAGGCTCCGGAAGCACCGCTGGTGCTGGTGGATGGCCGGCTGGTGCGCTGGCGCCGCTGGCACCAGCAGCTGGAGGGGGTGATGGAGAGCCTGATCCAACGCGCCCGATCCCCACTGCCGGCGATCGCCGATTCCAGCCCGCAGCGTCTGGCCCTCGACCGTGCCGCCGCTGCAGGCCTGGATCGGACGCAGCAGAGGGCGGTGGCCGCCGCTCTGCACCACGGCCTGGTGCTGCTGGGCGGCGGCCCCGGCACCGGCAAGACCAGCACCGTGGTTCAGATCCTGGCGGCCCAGCTGAGCCTGCAGCCCGCCCTGCGGATCCAGCTGGCGGCCCCCACCGGCAAGGCCGCGGCCCGGTTGCTGCAGGCGATCGAGGATGGTGCCGGCTGCCTCGCCCCCGCTGTGGCCGGCAAGCTGCGCCGCACCCCCTGCGGCACCCTGCATCGGCTGCTGGAGAGCAACGGGGAGCGATTCGGACGACACCGCCACCGGCCCCTGCAGCTGGATCTGCTGGTGGTGGATGAGGTGTCGATGGTGGATCTTCCCCTGATGGAGGCGCTGCTGGACGCCTTGCCGGCCACCTGTCGGCTGGTGCTGGTGGGAGATCCTGCCCAGCTGCCGCCGGTGGGTCCCGGACCGGTACTGCTGGAACTGCAGCGACCGGCACGGCTGAAGGCGCTGGGGGAGGCCGCTGTGCAGCTCACCACCACCTACCGCAACCACGGCGCCATCGCCGAGCTGGCCAACTGGCTGCGCGGCCGGGAAGGCCATGACCCGCAGGGCAGCAATCTGCACGGCCTGGCCAGCCAGCTTGAGGCGTGTCGCTCCAGCGGCAATCTGGCGTGGCAACAAGCCAATCCAGTCCGGGGCCTGCCTGCGGCGCTGCTGGAACCCCTGCGCCGCAGGCAGCTGCAGCTGGCCAGCCTGGCCGCCGCCATGGCCAGCTCCAGCCAGCCAACCGATGGGGCCAGTGCTCTGCTGGAGGCGCTGGGGGAGATGCTGATCCTGACGCCTGTGCGCAGGGGGCGTTGGGGAGTGGAAGCGATCCATCAGGCCCTGCTCGGCGACGCCGCCACGGCCGGTCCTGGCGCCTGGCCGCCGGGAACTCCGGTGCTGTGCTGCCGCAATTTGCCCGATCTGGGCCTGGCCAATGGCGATCTGGGCGTGGTGGTGCACAGACGCGGCGGCGCGCGGCGCCTGCTGTTCGCTGCCGCATCAGGCGGCCCAGACCGCGCCGCAGCATCCAACCAAGACCATCTGCGCTGGCTGCATCCGGCCCAGATGGCAGGGGCGGTGGAACCGGCCCTCGCCCTCACCGTGCACAAGGCCCAGGGCAGCGAAGCCGACACGGTGATCGTGCTGCTGCCGGATCCAGAGCGCGACGACCCTCGCCTGCTTTACACCGCCTTGACCCGGGCCCGCCACCAAGCCCTGCTGATCACGGCTCCACTCACCTGA